A DNA window from Myxococcales bacterium contains the following coding sequences:
- a CDS encoding GTP cyclohydrolase I FolE2, which yields MTKPDLVDVASRRDERNIPIDKVGVKDLRYPIRLLDRAKGEQHTVGTFNMYVNLPQEFKGTHMSRFVEALNECGGEISVDGLRDILQGIRQRLHAESAHLEVEFPYFVEKEAPVSRARGLMEYGCRFVGSITNGDYDVQIFVRVPVSTLCPCSKEISDSGAHNQRGIITIGFRFERMVWIEEIIALAEESSSSAVYSMLKREDEKYVTELAYANPVFVEDVVRNVAQRLDAHRNITWYSVEVENFESIHNHNAYASLIKKK from the coding sequence GTGACCAAACCCGATCTCGTCGATGTCGCCAGCCGGCGCGACGAACGCAACATTCCGATCGACAAGGTCGGGGTGAAAGACCTGCGCTATCCGATCCGGCTGCTCGACCGCGCCAAGGGCGAACAGCACACCGTCGGCACGTTCAACATGTACGTGAATCTGCCGCAGGAATTCAAAGGCACGCACATGAGCCGTTTCGTCGAGGCGCTCAACGAGTGCGGCGGCGAAATCTCGGTGGACGGGCTGCGCGATATCCTGCAAGGCATCCGGCAGCGGCTGCACGCCGAGTCGGCCCATCTGGAGGTCGAGTTCCCCTATTTCGTCGAAAAGGAAGCGCCGGTTTCGCGGGCGCGCGGGTTGATGGAATACGGCTGCCGGTTCGTCGGTTCGATCACCAACGGCGACTACGACGTGCAGATCTTCGTGCGGGTGCCGGTCTCCACCCTTTGCCCCTGCTCGAAGGAAATCTCCGATTCCGGCGCGCACAACCAGCGCGGCATCATCACCATCGGCTTCCGCTTCGAGCGCATGGTCTGGATCGAGGAAATCATCGCCTTGGCCGAAGAATCGTCGTCCAGCGCCGTTTATTCGATGCTCAAGCGCGAAGACGAGAAATACGTGACCGAGCTGGCCTACGCCAACCCGGTTTTCGTCGAGGACGTGGTGCGCAACGTCGCCCAGCGCCTCGACGCCCATCGCAACATCACCTGGTACAGCGTGGAAGTGGAAAACTTCGAGTCGATCCACAATCACAACGCGTATGCATCGCTGATCAAGAAAAAATAA
- the folD gene encoding bifunctional methylenetetrahydrofolate dehydrogenase/methenyltetrahydrofolate cyclohydrolase FolD, with protein MTARIISGKEISAAIRSELKEETARLKVEHGIAPCLATVLVGDDPGSVSYVTGKIRACEELGYQSVHHHLPAAVTEAELLNLVRALNADESVDGVLVQVPLPRHIDEHKVLLAIDPDKDVDGFHPVNVGRLLIGNIIYPPCTPAGIREMIVRAGTPIEGAEVVVVGRSNIVGKPIAMLLVQKGVHANATVTICHTKTRDLAAHTRRADILIVAAGRPKAITADMIRPGATVIDVGVNRIGTTPSGKARLIGDVDFEAAREVAGVITPVPGGVGPMTITMLMKNTLTAARRRLNQR; from the coding sequence ATGACCGCGCGGATCATCAGCGGTAAGGAAATTTCGGCGGCCATTCGGTCGGAATTGAAGGAAGAGACCGCCCGCTTGAAGGTCGAGCACGGCATCGCGCCGTGCCTGGCGACGGTTCTGGTGGGCGACGATCCGGGTTCGGTGTCCTACGTCACCGGCAAAATCCGGGCCTGCGAGGAACTCGGCTATCAGTCGGTTCATCACCACCTGCCCGCCGCCGTCACCGAGGCCGAATTGCTGAACCTGGTCCGCGCGCTCAACGCCGACGAAAGTGTCGACGGCGTGCTGGTCCAGGTGCCGCTGCCCAGGCATATCGACGAGCACAAGGTGCTGCTGGCCATCGACCCGGACAAGGACGTCGACGGCTTCCACCCGGTGAACGTCGGCCGCCTGTTGATCGGCAACATCATCTATCCGCCCTGCACGCCAGCCGGCATCCGCGAAATGATCGTCCGCGCCGGCACGCCGATCGAGGGCGCGGAAGTGGTCGTCGTCGGCCGGTCGAACATCGTCGGCAAACCGATCGCGATGCTGCTGGTGCAAAAAGGCGTTCACGCCAACGCCACGGTGACGATCTGCCACACCAAAACGCGCGACCTGGCGGCGCACACCCGCCGGGCCGATATCCTGATCGTGGCCGCGGGCCGGCCCAAGGCGATCACCGCCGACATGATCCGCCCCGGCGCGACGGTCATCGACGTGGGCGTGAACCGCATCGGCACCACGCCTTCGGGCAAGGCCAGGCTGATCGGCGACGTCGACTTCGAGGCAGCGCGCGAGGTCGCCGGCGTCATCACCCCCGTGCCCGGCGGCGTCGGCCCGATGACCATCACCATGCTGATGAAAAACACGCTGACCGCCGCGCGGCGGCGGTTGAACCAGAGGTAA